A genomic window from Caldicellulosiruptor kronotskyensis 2002 includes:
- a CDS encoding P-II family nitrogen regulator gives MKKIEAIIREEKLNDLKECLEKEGIYGITVMRVKGRGIQRGITLQWRAGSYTVDLLPKVLVMIVVSDEKFEKVIDIILECCSTGNPGDGKIFVSEVSEVIRISSKERNVKL, from the coding sequence ATGAAAAAAATAGAAGCTATCATAAGAGAAGAAAAGCTCAACGACCTCAAAGAGTGCCTTGAAAAAGAGGGTATATACGGAATTACAGTTATGAGAGTTAAAGGAAGAGGTATCCAGCGCGGTATTACCTTGCAGTGGAGAGCTGGAAGCTATACCGTGGATCTTCTTCCTAAGGTTCTGGTAATGATTGTTGTGAGTGATGAGAAGTTTGAAAAGGTGATTGACATTATTTTGGAGTGCTGTTCAACAGGAAATCCAGGTGATGGTAAGATTTTTGTATCAGAGGTAAGTGAAGTTATAAGGATTAGTAGCAAGGAAAGAAACGTAAAGCTGTAG
- the rpsI gene encoding 30S ribosomal protein S9 → MAQVKYYATGRRKTSVAKVWISPGSGKIVVNDKPMEEYFPLETLRIIVKQPLTLTETLGKFDVIAKVKGGGLSGQAGAVRHGIARALVLADPTLRPALKKAGFLTRDPRMVERKKYGLKKARRAPQFSKR, encoded by the coding sequence GTGGCACAGGTAAAATACTATGCAACAGGAAGAAGAAAGACATCGGTTGCAAAAGTTTGGATTTCGCCTGGTAGCGGAAAAATTGTTGTAAATGATAAGCCTATGGAAGAGTATTTTCCTCTTGAGACATTGAGAATTATTGTAAAGCAGCCATTGACACTTACTGAAACTCTCGGTAAATTTGATGTAATTGCAAAGGTTAAAGGCGGCGGTCTTTCTGGTCAAGCAGGTGCTGTAAGACATGGAATTGCAAGAGCACTTGTGCTTGCTGACCCAACTTTAAGACCAGCTTTGAAAAAAGCAGGATTTCTTACAAGAGACCCGCGTATGGTGGAAAGAAAGAAATACGGTCTCAAGAAAGCAAGAAGAGCACCTCAGTTCTCAAAAAGATAA
- a CDS encoding glycerate kinase, translating into MKYLVAPDKYKGSFDAFVASEIIKEAIIEVDKSAEVFQLPLADGGEGTLTALSKIFGAKIEEVEVNDPLFRKIKSRIGFFEDKAIIEMAECSGLLLLKDEERNPLYTTTYGVGELIKYAISKGVKEIIIGIGGSATNDAGVGMLNSLGMKFLDENGEELKPTGENLIKIKKIDDSEFLKDVRKVKFTVLCDVTNPLYGENGAAYVFAPQKGANENAVKLLDMGLRNFANVAKEYLGKDLSLSSGAGAAGGLGFALLAFLNAQYVSGIDYILSASNAEEHVKWADIIITGEGRFDRQSLSGKSTIGIARLGAKFGKMVIVISGSIDCPFEEYTKEGITSIFSIVDMASSFDRCLKEAPRLLKETTKSIVNLILRLKRF; encoded by the coding sequence TTGAAATATTTGGTTGCACCGGATAAATATAAAGGGTCATTTGACGCTTTTGTTGCATCTGAGATAATAAAAGAAGCTATTATTGAGGTTGACAAAAGTGCAGAAGTTTTTCAGCTTCCGCTTGCCGACGGTGGAGAAGGAACCTTGACAGCTCTATCTAAAATTTTTGGTGCCAAAATAGAAGAGGTTGAGGTAAATGACCCTCTTTTTAGGAAGATCAAAAGCAGAATAGGATTTTTTGAAGACAAAGCAATCATTGAAATGGCAGAATGTTCAGGTCTTCTTCTTCTAAAAGATGAAGAAAGAAATCCTCTTTACACAACAACATACGGTGTTGGCGAGCTCATCAAATACGCAATTTCAAAAGGAGTTAAAGAAATCATCATTGGCATTGGCGGCTCTGCAACAAATGACGCAGGAGTAGGGATGCTAAATAGCCTTGGTATGAAATTTTTAGATGAAAATGGAGAGGAATTAAAACCAACCGGAGAAAATCTGATAAAAATAAAAAAGATTGATGATTCAGAATTTTTGAAAGATGTTCGCAAAGTAAAATTTACAGTTCTGTGTGATGTTACTAATCCATTGTACGGTGAAAACGGTGCAGCGTATGTGTTTGCACCTCAAAAAGGAGCAAACGAAAATGCTGTAAAGCTTCTTGATATGGGACTTAGAAATTTTGCAAATGTTGCCAAAGAATATCTTGGAAAAGACTTGTCACTGTCAAGCGGAGCTGGTGCTGCAGGGGGATTAGGATTTGCACTTTTGGCTTTTTTGAACGCTCAGTATGTATCAGGAATAGACTATATACTAAGCGCTTCGAACGCTGAAGAACACGTCAAATGGGCAGACATTATCATCACTGGTGAAGGAAGATTTGACAGGCAAAGCTTATCTGGAAAATCTACAATTGGAATTGCAAGACTTGGTGCAAAGTTTGGCAAAATGGTAATTGTTATTTCAGGGTCAATTGATTGTCCTTTTGAAGAATACACAAAAGAAGGTATAACCTCAATTTTCTCTATTGTTGATATGGCATCATCGTTCGACAGATGCCTAAAGGAGGCACCACGGCTGCTTAAAGAAACTACAAAGAGCATTGTGAATTTGATTTTAAGATTAAAAAGGTTTTAA
- a CDS encoding YitT family protein, whose protein sequence is MLKKIFRVLYEYAAITFGSLLVALSLNLFLVPNKIAAGGFSGIATVVYYVSYYKLPVGMTMLALNIPAFILGVKTIGVDFGVKSIYGTVILSVLTDTTTFVPCITYDKLLASVFGGALMGIGLAIVLLFGATTGGTEMLAKIIHKYISFISVGQILLGLDVAVIVLASVVFKSYELGLWAILTLFACSKLIDAILEGVNFAKALIIISDKSDIIAEKILKELDRGVTGLHGIGMWTKTEKNVLLCVVKRHEVSRVKNLVKSVDKRAFVILTDVREVLGEGFSV, encoded by the coding sequence ATGCTAAAAAAAATTTTCAGAGTTCTATATGAATATGCGGCAATAACTTTTGGTTCGCTTTTGGTTGCACTGTCGTTAAATCTTTTTCTTGTTCCAAATAAGATTGCAGCTGGTGGTTTTTCGGGTATTGCAACAGTTGTGTATTATGTTTCTTACTACAAACTTCCTGTTGGTATGACCATGCTTGCATTAAATATTCCTGCCTTTATTCTTGGTGTTAAAACAATTGGCGTGGACTTTGGTGTAAAAAGCATTTATGGGACAGTAATACTTTCAGTGCTCACAGACACTACAACATTTGTGCCATGCATTACATATGATAAGCTTTTGGCGTCGGTGTTTGGTGGAGCGCTAATGGGGATAGGTCTTGCCATTGTTTTACTTTTTGGTGCAACAACTGGTGGCACAGAGATGTTGGCAAAGATTATTCACAAATATATTTCGTTTATTTCTGTTGGTCAGATTCTTTTAGGGCTTGATGTAGCTGTTATTGTACTTGCATCGGTTGTGTTTAAAAGCTATGAACTTGGACTTTGGGCAATTTTAACTCTCTTTGCATGTTCAAAACTGATTGATGCAATACTTGAAGGTGTTAACTTTGCAAAGGCGCTTATAATAATATCAGATAAATCTGACATAATTGCTGAAAAGATTTTAAAAGAGCTTGACAGAGGTGTGACAGGTCTTCATGGCATTGGCATGTGGACAAAAACAGAGAAAAATGTTCTGCTGTGCGTTGTAAAAAGACATGAAGTGAGTCGTGTGAAAAACCTTGTAAAAAGTGTGGATAAGCGTGCATTTGTAATTCTGACAGATGTTCGTGAAGTCTTAGGTGAAGGTTTTTCTGTTTGA
- a CDS encoding ammonium transporter, which yields MNYADIVWVLISTALVMLMTPAVGLFYGGMVRRKNLLSTITMSALTLGLISIEWVLIGYSMAFGPDRFGLIGSFEWAGLKNVGYKPNPDYAGSIPHLLFMAFQMMFAAITPALIVGAYVERIKFSSYILFTLLWSIFVYNPVAHWVWAKGGWLKNLGALDFAGGTVVHITAGSTALALSLVLRKRKDFGKVQMEPNNIPLTLVGAFLLWFGWFGFNGGSSLAANEIGVNAFVVTNVAAASAAISWMIISWLYKKPSAIGIATGAVVGLVAITPASGYVNSLSAIVIGAVASIISFYCIRLRERLELDETLDVWACHGMGGTWGALATGIFASKAVNPAGNDGLLFGNYKLFFVQLISVLVVWAFSFIMTIIISKLLDKSMGLAVTYEEETVGLDISQHGEEAYGGI from the coding sequence ATGAACTATGCAGACATTGTATGGGTTTTAATTTCAACTGCTTTGGTTATGCTGATGACACCAGCAGTAGGTCTTTTTTATGGTGGTATGGTCAGAAGAAAAAACCTTCTTTCCACAATTACCATGTCAGCACTGACTCTGGGACTTATCAGCATTGAATGGGTTTTGATCGGTTATAGCATGGCTTTTGGACCTGACAGATTTGGATTGATTGGGAGCTTTGAGTGGGCAGGGTTAAAAAATGTTGGATATAAGCCTAACCCTGACTATGCGGGTAGCATTCCACACCTTTTGTTTATGGCATTTCAGATGATGTTTGCAGCAATTACTCCTGCACTTATTGTAGGTGCTTATGTTGAGAGAATAAAATTTAGCAGTTATATACTTTTTACATTACTATGGTCAATATTTGTTTACAATCCAGTTGCGCATTGGGTGTGGGCAAAAGGTGGATGGCTCAAAAACTTAGGAGCTTTAGACTTTGCAGGAGGTACTGTTGTGCATATTACTGCAGGTAGCACAGCTTTGGCACTGTCGCTTGTGCTAAGAAAAAGAAAGGACTTTGGCAAAGTTCAGATGGAGCCAAATAATATTCCTTTAACACTTGTTGGTGCGTTTTTACTTTGGTTTGGATGGTTCGGGTTCAATGGAGGTAGCAGCCTTGCTGCAAACGAGATTGGGGTCAACGCATTTGTTGTCACAAATGTTGCGGCAGCCTCTGCTGCAATTTCCTGGATGATTATAAGCTGGCTTTACAAAAAACCAAGCGCAATTGGAATTGCAACAGGTGCAGTTGTTGGGCTTGTTGCAATAACACCTGCATCAGGTTATGTAAACTCCCTTTCAGCAATTGTGATTGGTGCAGTTGCTTCCATAATATCATTTTACTGTATTAGACTCAGAGAAAGATTAGAACTTGATGAGACTTTAGATGTTTGGGCTTGCCACGGAATGGGTGGAACTTGGGGGGCGCTTGCAACAGGAATATTTGCAAGCAAGGCTGTAAATCCTGCAGGAAACGATGGGCTCTTATTTGGTAACTACAAGCTGTTTTTTGTTCAGCTTATCTCGGTGTTAGTTGTTTGGGCATTTTCGTTTATTATGACCATAATAATTTCAAAATTGCTTGACAAAAGCATGGGTTTGGCTGTGACATATGAAGAGGAGACTGTTGGTCTTGACATATCTCAGCATGGCGAAGAGGCTTATGGCGGAATTTAA
- a CDS encoding 4Fe-4S double cluster binding domain-containing protein, translating into MLLEELKKMLLNEGASDVGFSFINPYLPEELKIFKTCITVVIKLSDAIVNEIIDSPTFTYYHHYKAVNNLIDLLTLKGVLFLESKGYYAYSIAASQSVHGKDNGFSGVLSHKIGAVLSGMGFIGKSNLFVHERFGPRVRLGTILTTYEPENGIRNNIIKPKCGDCNLCVVSCPAQAIYGRTWYLGIERNEMIDPHACSSYMKEKFKFIGRGQVCGICMRVCPYGSEVKR; encoded by the coding sequence ATGCTTTTAGAAGAACTTAAAAAGATGCTACTTAATGAAGGTGCAAGTGATGTAGGGTTTTCTTTTATAAATCCATACCTTCCAGAAGAGCTAAAGATATTTAAAACATGTATAACAGTGGTTATAAAACTTTCAGATGCCATTGTAAACGAAATTATTGACTCACCAACGTTTACATACTATCACCATTACAAAGCTGTAAATAACCTCATTGACCTTCTGACCTTAAAAGGCGTGCTGTTTTTAGAATCAAAAGGGTATTATGCTTATAGTATTGCTGCATCACAGAGTGTCCATGGTAAGGACAATGGATTTTCTGGAGTACTTTCACACAAAATAGGTGCTGTACTGTCGGGCATGGGTTTTATTGGGAAAAGCAATCTTTTTGTCCATGAAAGATTTGGACCACGCGTGCGACTGGGTACAATTTTAACAACATATGAACCAGAAAATGGAATTAGAAATAATATTATTAAGCCAAAATGCGGTGATTGTAATCTTTGTGTTGTGAGCTGTCCTGCACAGGCAATCTACGGAAGGACATGGTATTTAGGTATTGAGAGAAACGAGATGATAGACCCCCATGCATGCAGCAGTTACATGAAGGAAAAGTTTAAATTCATCGGTCGTGGTCAGGTGTGCGGCATATGCATGAGGGTCTGTCCTTATGGAAGTGAAGTAAAAAGATAG
- the csaB gene encoding polysaccharide pyruvyl transferase CsaB: MKNIVISGYYGQLNTGDEAILRVLIDRLREYERQENEDLNVVVLSSRPQLTSKIYSVDSVNRKKIWEVVKAIKRCDIFISGGGSLFQNETSNRSLYYYLFQIFLAKLFGKKVFIFSQGIGPIKKWYNVLIFRHIIKLADYITVRDYDSFDLLHRLKLKNKIDLSADPAFLLNPCCEKRVEKLLQTYNIDLSKKTIGIVVRKWKKEKDMTDKIAQIADILIENEGYNVVFIPFQGKWDIIKINEIISKMKNKPYILSESFQPHELLGIFRCFDLIVGMRLHSLIFASKMNKRFVGISYDPKIDSFLKMYGLKPAGYVDSFDVNNVLLNIQYMLNESKIQKKIEQITINMIQRAEKSFEILKEALSTTKKRKNINILGVRIDCINFNKAKKKCIDFLSSSSPKVVFTPNVEMIMLSQRDEKFKKILNSSDLNVPDGIGVVWASKYFGEKLYERVTGFDLMMSLMPELEKKRARVFLLGAKPGIAEKAKENLLKQFKNLEICGVHHGYFSEEENNTVVEIINSSKADVLFVAMGMKKQEEWIYKNKKKLKCKLIMGVGGSLDVLSGEVKRAPKMFQRLGLEWFYRLITQPWRFKRMLALPKFVLIVLKIRIFGGR; the protein is encoded by the coding sequence ATGAAAAATATTGTAATATCAGGATATTATGGACAATTGAATACTGGTGATGAAGCCATACTAAGGGTTTTGATAGATAGGCTGAGAGAATATGAAAGACAAGAAAATGAAGATTTAAATGTTGTTGTTCTTTCATCAAGACCGCAACTGACAAGCAAGATTTACAGTGTAGACTCTGTAAATAGAAAAAAGATTTGGGAAGTTGTAAAAGCCATAAAAAGATGTGATATATTTATTTCCGGTGGAGGAAGTCTTTTTCAAAATGAGACAAGCAACAGAAGTCTTTATTATTACCTCTTTCAAATTTTTCTTGCCAAGCTATTTGGCAAGAAGGTGTTTATTTTTTCTCAGGGGATAGGACCGATAAAAAAGTGGTATAATGTTTTGATTTTCAGGCATATAATCAAACTTGCTGATTATATTACAGTGAGAGATTACGATTCTTTTGACCTTTTACACAGACTGAAGCTTAAAAACAAAATAGACTTGTCAGCAGACCCTGCATTTTTACTGAATCCTTGCTGCGAAAAAAGAGTAGAAAAATTATTGCAAACTTATAACATAGATTTGAGCAAAAAGACGATAGGAATAGTAGTAAGGAAATGGAAAAAGGAAAAGGATATGACCGACAAAATCGCTCAAATTGCTGACATTCTTATAGAAAATGAAGGATATAATGTAGTTTTCATTCCTTTTCAGGGTAAGTGGGACATAATAAAGATAAATGAGATCATTTCAAAAATGAAGAATAAACCATATATTCTCTCTGAGAGTTTTCAGCCTCATGAACTTTTAGGTATTTTTAGATGTTTCGACCTAATAGTTGGTATGCGTCTTCATAGTCTCATATTTGCATCTAAAATGAACAAGAGGTTTGTTGGAATATCGTACGATCCCAAAATTGACAGTTTTCTTAAAATGTATGGTTTAAAACCGGCGGGATATGTTGATAGTTTTGATGTAAACAATGTTCTTTTAAATATCCAGTATATGCTTAATGAGTCAAAAATTCAAAAGAAAATTGAACAGATAACAATCAATATGATTCAAAGAGCGGAAAAGTCTTTTGAGATTTTAAAAGAGGCTTTATCAACAACTAAAAAAAGAAAAAACATTAATATTTTGGGTGTGAGAATTGATTGTATTAATTTTAATAAGGCAAAGAAAAAATGTATTGACTTTTTATCTTCATCTTCACCCAAAGTAGTATTTACACCCAATGTAGAGATGATAATGCTATCTCAAAGGGACGAGAAATTTAAAAAAATTTTGAATTCGAGTGATTTAAATGTACCTGACGGAATTGGTGTTGTTTGGGCATCTAAATATTTTGGAGAAAAACTGTATGAAAGGGTCACAGGTTTTGACCTGATGATGTCTTTGATGCCAGAGCTTGAGAAAAAAAGAGCAAGAGTATTCTTACTTGGTGCAAAACCAGGGATTGCTGAAAAAGCGAAAGAAAATCTTTTAAAACAGTTTAAAAATTTAGAAATTTGTGGGGTTCATCATGGATATTTTAGTGAAGAAGAGAATAACACGGTTGTGGAGATTATAAATTCCTCAAAAGCAGATGTTTTGTTTGTTGCAATGGGCATGAAAAAACAGGAAGAATGGATTTACAAAAATAAAAAGAAACTCAAATGTAAGCTTATTATGGGTGTTGGTGGCAGCCTTGATGTTTTGTCAGGTGAGGTAAAAAGAGCACCCAAAATGTTCCAAAGACTTGGGCTTGAATGGTTTTATAGACTTATAACCCAGCCGTGGAGGTTTAAAAGAATGCTTGCACTTCCTAAATTTGTACTTATTGTTTTGAAAATTAGGATATTTGGGGGAAGATAA
- a CDS encoding DUF1540 domain-containing protein produces the protein MPDRITCNVSDCMYWDNKRCTAPSIEVSVDGGGSSAQGTKEKTNCHTYQLRR, from the coding sequence ATGCCAGACAGAATCACATGCAATGTATCAGACTGCATGTACTGGGATAACAAAAGATGCACCGCTCCATCTATCGAAGTCTCTGTAGATGGCGGCGGGTCTTCTGCTCAGGGAACAAAAGAAAAAACAAATTGCCACACATACCAGCTCAGAAGATAG
- a CDS encoding glycosyltransferase: MKVLHLISGGDTGGAKTHIINLCSKLKDLVSLKIICFMYGQFYEEVKNAGIDIDVIQQSSRFDLSVVDKIAHIVKAEDYDIIHCHGARANFIGMFLKRKIKNKPFITTVHSDFDLDFQDVFYKRVVFSFLNKLSLKRFDYFISVGSALIDKIKGLGVKENRIFLLYNGFDFSKEIHYVQKDEFLSKFFDRKVFDSKIVIGNLSRLYKVKGLDVFIKAANMVAKKYPEVIFLIGGSGPQKEFLKQMISEYNLNDRVFLLGSIKNPYDFFNSIDINVISSYSETFPYSILEATALEKCCISSKVGSVPDLIEDGKNGFLFEVGDYKGLAQKIEILLQNKDLIKEFGQLLSKKAKEKFSAENMARMQFEIYKSILSKK, from the coding sequence ATGAAAGTTTTGCACCTTATAAGCGGTGGTGATACAGGGGGAGCAAAGACACATATAATAAACCTGTGTTCAAAACTAAAAGATCTTGTCAGTCTTAAAATTATATGTTTCATGTACGGGCAATTCTATGAAGAGGTAAAAAATGCTGGAATTGATATAGATGTTATTCAGCAATCCTCTCGATTTGACTTGAGTGTGGTTGACAAAATTGCGCATATCGTTAAAGCTGAAGATTATGATATAATTCACTGTCATGGTGCAAGAGCAAATTTTATTGGAATGTTTTTAAAACGAAAAATCAAAAACAAGCCATTTATCACAACAGTACATAGCGACTTTGATTTAGATTTTCAGGACGTTTTTTACAAAAGAGTAGTGTTTTCATTTCTTAATAAACTTTCTTTAAAAAGATTTGACTATTTTATTTCTGTAGGATCTGCATTGATTGACAAAATAAAAGGACTTGGGGTGAAAGAAAATAGAATTTTTCTTTTGTACAATGGTTTTGACTTTTCAAAAGAGATACATTATGTGCAAAAGGATGAATTTTTATCAAAGTTTTTTGATAGAAAAGTATTTGACTCCAAAATAGTTATAGGAAACTTGAGCAGGTTATACAAGGTAAAAGGTTTAGATGTATTTATAAAAGCCGCTAATATGGTAGCTAAAAAATATCCTGAGGTCATTTTTTTAATCGGTGGAAGTGGTCCTCAAAAGGAGTTTTTGAAGCAAATGATAAGTGAATACAATTTAAATGACAGGGTATTTCTACTTGGCAGTATAAAAAATCCATATGACTTTTTTAATAGCATAGATATAAACGTCATAAGTTCATACTCCGAAACCTTCCCATATTCAATTTTAGAAGCAACAGCACTTGAAAAGTGTTGTATATCAAGCAAAGTGGGTTCCGTGCCAGACCTAATTGAAGATGGGAAAAATGGTTTTTTATTTGAGGTTGGAGATTATAAAGGACTTGCTCAAAAGATAGAAATTCTTTTGCAAAATAAAGACCTTATCAAAGAATTTGGACAGCTTCTTTCTAAAAAAGCAAAAGAAAAGTTTTCTGCAGAAAATATGGCAAGGATGCAATTTGAGATTTATAAAAGCATACTTTCGAAAAAATAA
- the rplM gene encoding 50S ribosomal protein L13, giving the protein MKTYLAKPNEVPKKWYVIDATGKPLGRLAAKIAVILRGKHKPQFTPNVDTGDYVIVINAEKVVLTGKKLDKDGYRYHTKYPGGLKFIPYRRLLEKHPEKAIEIAVRGMLPKNRLRDRFMRKLKVYRGPNHPHAAQKPEVLEI; this is encoded by the coding sequence ATGAAGACATACCTTGCAAAGCCAAATGAAGTTCCAAAGAAGTGGTATGTGATAGATGCAACAGGAAAACCGCTGGGAAGGCTTGCAGCTAAAATTGCTGTGATATTGAGAGGTAAGCACAAACCTCAGTTTACTCCGAATGTTGACACTGGCGACTATGTTATTGTAATCAATGCTGAAAAGGTTGTGTTGACTGGCAAAAAGCTTGACAAGGATGGATACAGATATCATACAAAGTATCCTGGGGGACTTAAGTTCATACCATATCGCAGACTTCTTGAAAAACATCCCGAAAAGGCAATTGAAATTGCTGTGCGCGGAATGCTTCCTAAAAATAGGCTGAGAGATAGGTTCATGAGGAAGCTCAAAGTTTACAGAGGACCAAATCACCCACATGCAGCACAAAAGCCAGAAGTGCTGGAAATTTAG
- the radA gene encoding DNA repair protein RadA, which translates to MKTKSIYVCQECGFRTSKWLGRCPNCSSWDTFVLERIDQNKKETISISKENSAVLKLSNVSTKEERFLSGIEELDTVLGGGFVKGELILLGGEPGIGKSTLLLQVANILSERMKVLYVSGEEGANQLKLRAQRLNIDGNFDVVCETNFDLIKNIILETKPEFVIIDSIQTMYIPENQSAPGSVTQVRDVTMQLLKIAKTYKITAVIVGHVTKDGLIAGPRVLEHMVDCVLYFEGERFNTYRVIRAYKNRFGPTNQLGIFEMTDGGLVEVKNPSSIFLESSYNVEGVAIYSAIEGTRSILLEIQALVTPTSFGTPRRTVTGIDYNRCVMLCAVLEKKMGFALNVQDIYVNVAGGFKVSEPSADLAIVCAIASSYKGVPIGDTVLIGEVGLTGEIRAVANIEKRLNEAKKLGFKRAIIPKRNMEAIQNDGMIEVFGMSNIEEVLNFIF; encoded by the coding sequence ATGAAAACAAAAAGCATTTATGTTTGCCAGGAGTGCGGCTTTAGAACCTCGAAATGGCTTGGAAGATGTCCAAACTGTTCAAGCTGGGACACCTTTGTGCTTGAAAGAATAGACCAAAACAAAAAAGAGACTATCTCTATTTCAAAAGAGAATTCAGCAGTATTAAAACTTTCTAATGTCAGCACAAAAGAAGAAAGATTTTTATCTGGTATAGAAGAGCTGGATACTGTCCTTGGTGGCGGTTTTGTAAAGGGAGAGCTCATTTTGCTTGGTGGTGAGCCGGGTATTGGAAAGTCAACTTTGCTTTTGCAGGTTGCAAATATATTAAGCGAAAGAATGAAGGTTTTGTATGTATCAGGCGAGGAAGGAGCAAATCAGCTAAAACTTAGGGCTCAAAGGCTCAATATAGATGGAAATTTTGATGTTGTGTGTGAAACCAATTTTGATTTGATAAAAAATATTATCTTGGAAACAAAACCAGAGTTTGTTATAATTGATTCTATACAAACCATGTATATACCAGAAAACCAGTCAGCACCGGGAAGCGTAACCCAGGTCAGAGATGTGACAATGCAGCTTTTGAAAATTGCAAAGACGTATAAAATAACAGCTGTAATTGTTGGGCATGTCACAAAAGATGGTCTTATTGCAGGACCAAGGGTTTTGGAACACATGGTTGACTGTGTTTTGTATTTTGAAGGAGAGAGGTTTAACACTTATAGAGTAATCAGAGCTTACAAAAATAGATTTGGTCCTACAAACCAGCTTGGAATTTTTGAGATGACAGATGGTGGGCTTGTTGAGGTAAAAAATCCTTCAAGTATTTTTTTGGAAAGTAGCTACAATGTTGAGGGTGTTGCCATTTACTCTGCAATAGAAGGAACAAGGTCTATTCTTTTGGAGATACAGGCACTTGTAACTCCAACATCTTTTGGCACGCCAAGAAGGACAGTGACTGGAATTGATTATAACAGATGCGTGATGCTCTGTGCTGTGCTTGAAAAGAAGATGGGATTTGCGTTAAATGTTCAGGATATATATGTAAATGTAGCAGGCGGATTTAAGGTTTCAGAGCCGTCAGCAGACCTTGCTATTGTATGTGCCATAGCTTCAAGTTATAAAGGGGTTCCCATTGGAGATACTGTATTAATAGGTGAAGTGGGTTTGACAGGCGAAATTAGAGCTGTGGCGAATATAGAAAAAAGATTGAATGAAGCAAAAAAGCTGGGGTTTAAAAGAGCAATAATTCCAAAAAGAAATATGGAAGCGATCCAAAATGATGGTATGATTGAAGTCTTTGGTATGTCAAATATAGAGGAAGTTTTAAATTTCATTTTTTAG
- a CDS encoding transketolase — MDRAKELELKKIATEIRKSIIIQTASAGSGHPGGSLSGVEILTYLYFVEMNIDPKNPKDPDRDRFVLSKGHASPLLYAVLAEKGFISKEELKGFRQIYSNLQGHPDMKKVPGVEMSTGSLGQGLSVANGMALAGKLDGKNYRVYVLLGDGEIQEGQIWEAAMTAAHYKLDNLTAFLDHNGLQIDGKITEVMSPEPVDEKFKAFGWHVIKIDGHDFNQIEKAVNEAKTIKGKPTIIIAETVKGKGVSFMENEVGWHGTAPNKEQAQKALEELQKQLESLEVQG, encoded by the coding sequence ATGGATAGAGCAAAAGAACTTGAACTCAAAAAAATAGCAACTGAGATAAGAAAGAGCATAATTATTCAAACTGCATCTGCAGGCTCTGGTCACCCTGGCGGTTCACTTTCTGGTGTTGAAATTTTGACATATCTTTACTTTGTTGAAATGAACATTGATCCTAAAAATCCAAAGGACCCTGACAGAGACAGGTTTGTTCTTTCCAAAGGACATGCATCGCCACTTTTGTACGCAGTTTTGGCTGAAAAGGGTTTCATAAGCAAGGAGGAGCTAAAAGGTTTTAGGCAGATTTATTCAAATCTCCAAGGGCATCCTGACATGAAGAAAGTGCCAGGGGTTGAGATGTCAACAGGGTCATTAGGTCAAGGGCTTTCTGTTGCAAATGGTATGGCACTTGCAGGAAAACTGGATGGGAAAAACTACAGAGTTTATGTTTTGCTTGGTGATGGAGAGATTCAGGAAGGTCAAATTTGGGAAGCTGCGATGACAGCTGCACATTACAAGCTTGACAATCTGACAGCCTTTTTAGACCACAATGGGCTTCAGATAGATGGCAAAATCACAGAGGTTATGTCACCCGAGCCTGTTGATGAGAAGTTTAAGGCATTTGGCTGGCATGTTATAAAAATTGATGGGCATGATTTTAACCAGATTGAAAAAGCTGTAAATGAAGCAAAAACAATAAAAGGGAAACCAACAATCATAATTGCTGAAACAGTAAAAGGTAAGGGTGTATCATTTATGGAAAATGAAGTTGGCTGGCATGGAACAGCACCAAATAAAGAACAGGCTCAAAAAGCTTTAGAGGAGCTACAAAAGCAGTTGGAAAGTTTGGAGGTGCAAGGATAA